The genomic DNA CGCGGCGTTTTTTGAGATAGAAGAGCAACCCAAATCCGGACAGCGACATGATCGCCATCAGGATTGCCGAGCCGTCGATCAACAGGCTCCATGCGGGGCCACTGTCGCGGCCCTTGTGGAGATCGTTCATGATCGCCACGGCGTTGCTGGAGGTGACGGTCAGCGAGTAGTTGCCGGTTTCGCGGTCGATAAAAACATCCGCCGCATAGCCGGGAGATTTGAAGACGAGCATGCATTCGTAGTCGTCGGTCTCAAACTCTTTAACCCGTCCTTTCAGACGATGTTCCGCCCGCAGCGTCTCGGCGATCTCCAGCTCATCGACCTCGCCGGCCAACAACTGCGTCGGCAACTGCCCCGATTGATCGACCACATTTTGAACGCTGCCGCCGAACCAAGTCGGATGATTTAGCGTGATCCCGGTCAGCGCAAAAAACATCAGCGACGCAAAACTCAACATCGAAAGATAGATGTGCAGCCAGCGGAAGGCGGCGGCCGATTTGCGATACAGCCAACGGCTTGGCTTTGGATCAGGAGGCATATGCGGAGCGGCGGGGTTCGGACCTGCGTCGCTCGTTGGGATGCCCACAAGCGACGCGTGTTGAAGTTCTTGAGTCGCAAGTTATTGAACTGCGGGAACGATCTGATAAGCCGCCTGAGAAATCTCGATGTTTCCCTTCAGCTGCGTCTTCTCGACGGCGTCGGTTCCCCAGTCGATGCGTTGGCGGATGATCTTGTAAGTCCCGTTCTCTCGGGCCGCTTCCAGGCACAAAGTGTAGCGTCCTGTTGGCAGAGGCTCTCCCGAGTTGTCGGTCCCATCGAAATGAGCTTCGTATTCTCCCGGCCCACGCGTCGCGCCGGAGATCGCTTCGATCAGGTCGGTCTTTTCGACGATCTTTCGCATCCGGTCGTTGCGATACCAACGCGTCAGGTCGCGATGCCAACGCGGCCCTGGTTGTTCGGTCTGCATCCACAGGACCGCGGTTTTGACGGGAAAGCCATCTTCGTCCTCGAGCCATACGGCAAGGTAGGGACGTCGATAGCTGCTGCCCGAAGGACGTTCGAGCTTAAACCAAACATGGACCCCAGCCTGCTTGGCATCGGCGGCAGCGATCAATCGCGAAGCGGGTGAAGGATCGGCCGCTGGCCAGTTTGCCGAACGGTGGACCTTCCCTTCCCCATCGACGATCAAACATTCACAGCCCGATTTCCCGTCGATCCACTGGATCGCTTCATGCGTGGGGAGGACCGAGATCGTGGTGGCCAAAGCATCCGCAGTGATCGCGTCGGCAGCGAGCACGCTGGCGCTGATCGCATGTCCGACGGGCAGCGCGGATCGAGGATCAAACAGATGTGGGACCTCGCGTTCGCCGATTTGCAGCGATCGCCGATAGGTGCCGCT from Rosistilla carotiformis includes the following:
- a CDS encoding PepSY-associated TM helix domain-containing protein, which produces MPPDPKPSRWLYRKSAAAFRWLHIYLSMLSFASLMFFALTGITLNHPTWFGGSVQNVVDQSGQLPTQLLAGEVDELEIAETLRAEHRLKGRVKEFETDDYECMLVFKSPGYAADVFIDRETGNYSLTVTSSNAVAIMNDLHKGRDSGPAWSLLIDGSAILMAIMSLSGFGLLFYLKKRRVAGVLTALAGTIAVLAVWILGVA
- a CDS encoding DUF2271 domain-containing protein, encoding MFRIPLTLIAAIFLSASLSADEHRFQHENVLGTSLTLDVHVASPQLARTIESESLTEIGRLDAIFSSYRDDSELSRWLKQPVGVDAALSVELIAVLQRAEHIRRESHGAFDIRAAAIAELWKSEAKAGRSPSDASRNQMVQSLAEPAVSFSNERVRRLTDHRINLDSLAKGYILDRVCEVVSKHLSPGDRFSINVGGDLRTIGDGATKIVITDPRRPSENAKPLVEFTADGEVAVATSGTYRRSLQIGEREVPHLFDPRSALPVGHAISASVLAADAITADALATTISVLPTHEAIQWIDGKSGCECLIVDGEGKVHRSANWPAADPSPASRLIAAADAKQAGVHVWFKLERPSGSSYRRPYLAVWLEDEDGFPVKTAVLWMQTEQPGPRWHRDLTRWYRNDRMRKIVEKTDLIEAISGATRGPGEYEAHFDGTDNSGEPLPTGRYTLCLEAARENGTYKIIRQRIDWGTDAVEKTQLKGNIEISQAAYQIVPAVQ